A segment of the Vicinamibacterales bacterium genome:
ATCGTCGCGACGTTGCAGAAGGACATCCGGCCGCTGATCGGACGCGCGAATCAGATTGCCGACGAGGCCTCGAAGACGGCGGCCCTCGCCTCCGCGCAGGCGCAGAAGATCGACCGGCTGGTGACCGACCTGACCCGCCGCGTGGACGAGACGTCCGCGATCGTGCAGCAGGCGATCATCACGCCGGTGCGCGAAGGCATGGCGATCGCGGCGGCGCTGAAGGCCGGCCTCGGCGCGCTCCGGCAGATGCGGGACAGCCGGCGGCCGGCCGGGGTCGAAGAAGAAGACGCGTTGTTCATCGGCTAGCGTGGGAGGGCGCATGAAGACGGGACTCGCCTTCGTTCTACTCGCCACGATGATGGTCGCGCCGGCCGCGGCGCGCGCGCAGGACACCCGGTCGGTCGACCTGGCGAAGCAGCTCACCGGCCTGCTCGACCAGAAGAAGCTGGACGCGATTGCGGTCGCCGACGCGCAGAATCCCGGGTCCTACATCGCGGCGCTGTACTTCCCGGGCACGCAGCTGCTCGTGGTCTCGGCGAAGTATTCGGCCCCGCAGCTCCTGACCGAGCTCCTGGCGCGCAAGGACTATCGCGCGGTCTACGCCGAACTGTCGTCCGCCTCGGTGCCCGGATCGAAAGTCCTGATCAACGACGTCTACGCCAACGGGCTGGTGATCCGGCCGTCGGGGTCGAATCCGCCGGACAGCCTGGAGAGCGCGGCGTCGAACACGACCTTCGACGGCGCCTGGAAGAAGGCGAAGCTCACGGAAGCGGACTACGTGAAGGCGTTCGGCGCCGCAGACGCGGCCTACACCCGGGCCCTGCAGGCGCTGATCGCCCAGGTGAAGACGCTCGGCACCGCCGAGTAATCGCGCGCCTGCGGGGGGAATCGCGTCGGGGAATTGGTGGGCGCTAGTGGATTCGAACCACTGACCCCCGCCGTGTGAAGGCGATGCTCTACCGCTGAGCCAAGCGCCCAATTCCTGGAAGAGACAGACAGTCTAGCGTACGCCCGCGGCCGCGCGCAAAGACGCGATCGCTCACGCGCGGCACGCCGACAGCACCCTGGTCAGAACGCCGCCGACGTCCCCCTCCACCTTCACCGCGGCCATGGCATCGGCGCGCGTGACGCCGCGGTTCACGATCGCGATCGGCACGCCTGCCGCCTGCGCCTGGAGCACGAAGCGGTACCCCGAATACACCATCAGCGACGATCCGGCGACGAGGAGCGCGTTGCAGCGTGCCAGCGCGTCGCGCGCGGCGGCATAGCGTGCGGCAGGAACGTTCTCGCCGAAGAACACCACGTCCGGCTTCAGCAGGCCGCCGCACCGGCCGCAGTGCGGCGCGGCGAAGGCCTCGACGGATGCGGCGTCGATGTCGGCATCGCCGTCCGGCGCGGTCGCCGGGGCGGCATGCCATCCGGCGTTCGCCGCCGTCATCGTCTCCTGCAGCTCCGCCCTCGAGGTGCGGGCACCGCATCCAAGACACAGAACCTCGTCGAGCCTGTCGTGGAGATCGACGACCGCGCGGCTGCCGGCGCGCTGATGGAGCCGGTCGACGTTCTGCGTGACCAGGTGCGCCAGCGTTCCTGCCGCTTCCCAGGCCGCGAACGCATGGTGCGCGGCGCCCGGGGCAGCGGCGGTGAAGCGCGGCCAGCCGGCGTAGGCCCGCGCCCAGTACCGGCGGTAGACGGCGGGCCGGGTGCGGAACGCCTGGATCATGACCGGCGGACGCCGTTTCCAGGCGCCGTGCTCGTCGCGGTAGTCGGGAATGCCCGAGGCCGTGCTGCAGCCGGCGCCGGTGAGCGCGAACACCCGGCGATGGCGCGAGATCCACTGGCGCAGCGGCTCATCAGGGCTGGCCGACACACGGGCATCGTACATCGGGTGATCGGGTGATCGGGTGATCGGGCGATCGGGAGCGGTGCCGAAGGGCCGACGGCTCGCGGTGTCGGGAGGAGAGCGGTTCCGCACGAACCGCCGGATCCATACGCGAGCGCGTCGGCACGCTATAGGACCCCGATTCGCGGGTTTTGTTTCAGTCCCGGCGCGGCGGGACGAATTTCATGGGATGAACTGCGTCTCGAGCAGCAGCGCCTGGATCGTGGCGACCAGCGCCGAGTAGTTCAAGGGCTTCCGGATCAGCTTCAGAGGCTTGTACGCGCGCAGGTCGAACTCGGTCGTCGCGGTCGCGGTGGTGACCAGCACCGGAACCCGGCGCCCGTTCGCGTGCTCGCGCAGCGTCGCCAGGACCTCGACGCCGTTGACCCACGGCAGCATCAGGTCGAGCACGATCACGTGCGGCATGCCGTGCCGGTCGATCATCCGCAGCGCTTCGGCGCCATGGGACGCGGTCCGCACATCGAATCCGGCGTGAGTGAGCAGGTTCTCGACGGCACTGCGGGTGTCGTCGTGGTCTTCGACTACGAGGACCGAGGTCGCGAGCGGGACCGTCACCGCCGGTCACTATCCCGCACAACGGGCGTGAAGTCCATCCTCAATCGTGGATGAGCTTATGCGGAAAAACAGATTCTCAGTGCACGCGCGGCGTGAGCAGGCGATCCGTGAGCGCGAGCAGCCCGTCCATGTCGAGCGGCTTGTGGTGCACCGGTACGCCGAGCGCGTCGGCGGCGGCCTGCACCGGCTGTGGAATGGCGATGTGCCCGGTGACGATCGCCACCGGGATGCGGCGCCGCACGGGATCGGCGCCCAGCTGCAGCAGGAAGCCGAGTCCGCCCATGCCCGGCATCGCCAGATCGAGCAGCACGGCATCCGGTCGCAGCCCCTGGTTCATCAGCTTCAGCGCGTCCTCGGCGGTGGTGGCGGCAATCGGCGTGTAGCCGCCA
Coding sequences within it:
- a CDS encoding NAD-dependent protein deacetylase; the protein is MYDARVSASPDEPLRQWISRHRRVFALTGAGCSTASGIPDYRDEHGAWKRRPPVMIQAFRTRPAVYRRYWARAYAGWPRFTAAAPGAAHHAFAAWEAAGTLAHLVTQNVDRLHQRAGSRAVVDLHDRLDEVLCLGCGARTSRAELQETMTAANAGWHAAPATAPDGDADIDAASVEAFAAPHCGRCGGLLKPDVVFFGENVPAARYAAARDALARCNALLVAGSSLMVYSGYRFVLQAQAAGVPIAIVNRGVTRADAMAAVKVEGDVGGVLTRVLSACRA
- a CDS encoding response regulator → MRPQTILIIEDEEGVRSFFAKALELGGYTPIAATTAEDALKLMNQGLRPDAVLLDLAMPGMGGLGFLLQLGADPVRRRIPVAIVTGHIAIPQPVQAAADALGVPVHHKPLDMDGLLALTDRLLTPRVH
- a CDS encoding response regulator — encoded protein: MTVPLATSVLVVEDHDDTRSAVENLLTHAGFDVRTASHGAEALRMIDRHGMPHVIVLDLMLPWVNGVEVLATLREHANGRRVPVLVTTATATTEFDLRAYKPLKLIRKPLNYSALVATIQALLLETQFIP